The segment ATAGATAGATTAGTCCTTCTCCCCATACGCTTCGCTTTCTTCTATTATCTTTCTTATTCTGTTTGCTGTGTTTTCTGGAATATTTATCTCATATACATGCTCTCTTAAACTCCTCACAATATCACTGAGAGTTGCCATTGTGGTTATTGGGCAAAATGCATATTCATACAAAGGATAAAGGAATTTTGAAGGAATATCCCTCTTTAACCTGTTTATAAGGTTTACCTCATGTCCCACAATGAACTCCTTTTTGTCTGAGGAGAGCACATACTTTATTAAGTCATCTCTTCCTATAACTCTATCAGCTTTCTCTATCACATCCACTGGAGTGTAGGGAGTAACCAAAACTTCTGCTCCTTTAAATTTACTCTTCTTCTCATCCACCATAAAGGGTAAAAATATGGAGTCAGGAATACAGAATGCACAGAAACTCTTTATCTCTTTGTCTGGAAAATTCTTTTGTACATACTGAGCCACATTTTTATCAGGGAGTACATAAATGGTTTTTGTTTCTATGCTTCTTACAACATCCAAGATCTTAGTGTCAGAGACAATAAAATCTGAGAGAGACATTATTTCTATTCCAGCTTGAAGTAGCGATACCACAACATTCCCCTCACCTTTAATGTTTTTTACCCAATCATAAGGAATAGCTTTCGTCATTGGACAGACCATCTCAATTCTTGGAATAAGGATACTCTTTTTAGGGTTGAATACCTTTACAATGTTTGCAAAATAACTTGGACCAACAACGAGAACAGTGGAAAAATCCTTTGTCTCTACAAATCTTGCAAGTTGAAGTGGATCTCCGCTGAAATCAGAAATTCTTAATACTTCGTGAGAGGAGTTTGTTGATGATACAATTAAAACCTTTTTTGATTTTTTAAGAGTCTGAATTTCATCAATTTTTTCCATAACAATTCACGCTCCCATTATACCATTAATGCTTTAAAGTTAGATTTATCAATATAAGGAACATCAATTATTTTTA is part of the Caldisericia bacterium genome and harbors:
- the nadA gene encoding quinolinate synthase NadA, coding for MEKIDEIQTLKKSKKVLIVSSTNSSHEVLRISDFSGDPLQLARFVETKDFSTVLVVGPSYFANIVKVFNPKKSILIPRIEMVCPMTKAIPYDWVKNIKGEGNVVVSLLQAGIEIMSLSDFIVSDTKILDVVRSIETKTIYVLPDKNVAQYVQKNFPDKEIKSFCAFCIPDSIFLPFMVDEKKSKFKGAEVLVTPYTPVDVIEKADRVIGRDDLIKYVLSSDKKEFIVGHEVNLINRLKRDIPSKFLYPLYEYAFCPITTMATLSDIVRSLREHVYEINIPENTANRIRKIIEESEAYGEKD